The nucleotide sequence TCCACGTCCTGATGGACCCGCAGGGAGGCGTGACCGGCCTGGCCAATCTGCTTAAACCCGAACTGGCGCGTGGCGAACTCACCGTGATTGGGGCCACTACGCTGGACGAGTACCGCAAGTACCTTGAGCGCGACGAAGCGTTCAGTCGCCGTTTTGAGATCGTGAAAGTAGAAGAGCCGGACGATACCCGCGCCCGCCGCATGATCGAGAAAGTGGTACCCTATTTTGAAAAACACCATGGTCTAAGCATCGACCACGAGGCCGTGAAAGAAGCGGTGCTGCTGTCGCGGCGGTACATTAAGGATCGTCGCCTGCCCGATGCGGCCCTCGACCTGATCGACCGTACCATGGCCGCCCGCAAGCTTCTGACCGAAACTACTTCTCAGGAAATCGATTACCTCACGGGTGAATTTGAACGGCTCAAAGCCGAAAGTAGCGAGGGGTACTTGCCGGGCTATATGGATGAACTTCGCTGGTTTGAGCAGCAACTCCACGACCGTCTGAGTCCGGTACTGTTGGGACAGATCGAAGAGCTGAACGATATCAAGGAAATAGACGATCCAGAAATGGCCATCGAAGCCCTCACCCAATTGCTGGCTAAGGTAGGGGAGCAGTCTCAGCAGCATAAGGAGCTGGTGGACAAGACCGACATCGCCGCTGTAGTGGCGTACAAAACGGGCATTCCGCTCGGTAAAATTCAGGTCAATGAACAGGAAAAACTCCTGCAACTGGAAGACCACCTGCGCCGGCGGGTGGTAGGGCAGGATACCGCCATCGAGATCATCGCCAATGCCATCCGGCAAAACCGTTCGGGGGTAGGTGAAACCGGAAAGCCCGCTTCCTTCTTCCTGTTGGGTCCCACCGGGACGGGCAAGACGGAATTGGCCAAAGCCGTATCCGAACTGCTTTTCAACGACGAAAAAGCGCTGATTCGGTTCGATATGTCGGAGTACGCCGAGGAACATACCGTATCGCTCCTCAAAGGTTCACCGCCGGGCTACGTGGGGTATGAGGAAGGCGGCTTGCTGGTGACCCGCATCCGGCAGCAACCGTTCGCGGTGGTACTTTTCGACGAAGTGGAAAAAGCGCATCCCAAAGTCTACGACATCTTTTTGCAGATTCTGGACGAAGGCCGCCTGCACGATACCCTGGACCGGGAAGGCGATTTCACCAACGCCATTCTGCTGTTTACATCGAACATCGGTTCGCAGTTCATTGTGAAGGAATTTAACGAGGGTAGGGTACCTACTCAGGCCGACCTCATTCAGAATATGGAGGGGTACTTTCGTCCCGAATTCCTGGGGCGGCTCACGGGCCTGACGCCCTTCCGGCCCATTACGGAGGAAACCATCCGGCGCATTTTCAATTTTCAACTGCGCCCCCTCCGTAAAAGCCTCGACAAACTGGGCATTACACTGACTATTGACGAAGCTGCTGAAATTGCACTTTCCAAAGAAGGCTATAACCCGCAGTTCGGGGCGCGACCCATACGGGCAGTCATCAGTAACCGTCTGCGGCAACCACTCTCGCAAATGATTATTTCGGGCGAAATCGGCAAGGGAAGCACCGTGAACCTGACCCTAAACGGAGAAGGGGAGTACCTCTGGGAAAAACAGGACGTACCAGTGGCGGCAGTATAAGCAAACCATTCACAACCGCGGGGGCGGACCCCCCATCATTCTAATAATGGCAGGACAATTTGACTTTATCAGACCGGGAGGCAACGTAGATCCCGATGCAAACAAAGGCTACGAGAAAATAGAGGCCCTACCGCCCTCGCGTACACTGTTCGTTTCGGCGTTTAATGCTTCACCCGAGAAAGAAATGGTGACTGGGCTCGAAACCATGCAGTCTGTATTCGACCATTTCAAGCCCCAGGTGGAAGCTGAATTCGAGAATGAGGAAGGAGCGCCCGTGTTTGAAACCATCACCTTCGGCAAGATGAAAGATTTCTCACCGGAAGGAATGATGGGACAGAGCCCTTTCCTGAAGGAACTGGCCGGAAAAGAGAACAACTACGACCGGTTTTACAAAAACCTCAAAAACAACCGGCAACTCCAGAAAACCCTCAGCGATCCCGAAGCCCGAGCCGCCTACCTGAGCGCCCTGCAAACCATGATCAGCGAGTTAAAGGAAAGCCTTTGAGGTATCTATTGCGGCATTCATTCATCATTTATCATTCATCACCGCGGGGGCGGACCCCTCATCATTATATTACATGGCAAAGCAACAGGAAGAAACCCAAAAATCAGTTGAAGAAGCAGCTTATCGCGACCCTGCGGCCACCGCCGCCAGCCCCTCCGTCCAGCCGCTTTCTCTGAACGAAAGCCTGGAGGTTCTGAAACCGCAGGGCGGCTTCAAGTTCATAGAAACGACGGTGGAGGGAGTCCGGGACATGAACCCCCAGAAAGCCGGTGCCAAAGCCAGCTACCTTTCCGACGAAGATACCGAAGCGGAACGCCGCGACCTGCTTCAGCGCCTGGAAATGTGGGCCGCCCTCATCGGCGAATCCGACACCGTGGAGCAGATGCAGGCTAAAGCCCGACAGGGACAGGAAACCAACGAACAACTGCTGAAACAGAACCAGGCCCGGCTCCTGGAAGAATCCAAAGCCCTGGAGGTAGCCTACCAGGGGCTGGCAACCTTCATGCTCAACACCGAGCAGCGCGAAATTCCCAAGCTTACCATCGTGAACGCTTCTATGGATCAGGTGGCGGACATCAAGGACGGCGAAGTACTCAACACCATCGACGAAGAGCTGCATAACAATTACCAGGTGTATGACCTGAGCGACAACTATTCCCTGATGGTCATACCCGGCTACATGGGCAAGAATACCGTGATCGACGCCTTCGCCCGCGTGGCCAGCAAGCATAAGGTAATGATGATCACTGACTACGAGGATTTTACCGACGCGAAAGAAGCCATCTCGGCGTTTGAGCGGGGCAAACTGGCCGACGCCAGCAACCACAAAGCAAACTTACTGATGGCCTGCAACTGGTTGGTCGGCCGGGGCGCCCATGATGATCTGGGGGAAGAGGAAGCGCTGCATATCCCGCCTTCCACGGCTCTGGCCGGACGGATGCACTCGGTGTTGATGTCGCAGCCCGTCGCCGGAGCTACCTACGGGATGCTGATGGGAGCCGAAGGTACCCGCTTCAAAATCGATCGCAACCAGGCCGGTGATATGAACCGTCTGGGACTAATCCCGATGCTGTCGGCCTTCGGGAAGGTACAGGCGTTCTCGGATCGGACCATGTTCAATGGCGACAATGTGGGCCTGCAGACCTACTCCGTCGTGCGGGTATTCGACTGGATCAACAAGGTACTGGTGGATTTCCTGGATCGCTACGCTTTCCAGAATTGGACTTACGATACGGACGACAACCTCCGCAAGCAGATTTCCAAGTTCCTCAATTCCATTACCGGCTCCAAGAAACTCATTAAGGATTATACTGTCAAAGACATCCGGCGCGACCCCAACGACATCAAGAATATCATGCTCGATATTTCGATTACGCCGCACTTCTCCGCCCGTAGTTTTCTGGTGAGCCTGTCGGGCATGGACGGCGGCGACGAGTGGAATACTGAGGTTAAATAAGCTAAGTCACGCGCGGCTCCGATCCAACATCCAGTATCTTAAATCCAACATCAAAAATCCAATACCTACCAACAACAATCCATTTTTTTTCAACT is from Salmonirosea aquatica and encodes:
- a CDS encoding ATP-dependent Clp protease ATP-binding subunit — protein: MLTTNLTGELIRAVQIAQATAREYRQATFSPAHLLVGLLHNDVGLGSTLVAWDTDIQFIRDWAQYKIEKYPKSARTVEEPTGDEKILLTMEVADVIRLKLGQSEVSPFAALIAMSRPEVAFSKNELKAFPLTESFLLEKALAEVEEEQEVPIPGVPSNGQNSPSSASPASGAAGPAKAIARFCIDKIAMARAGKLDPIVGRERETRMMVETLGRRTKPNVIIVGEPGVGKTALVEGLTHQIIGGNVPAHLQNAQLFQLDMGALIAGASYKGEVEDRLKNIIAEIKQYPRALLFIDEIHVLMDPQGGVTGLANLLKPELARGELTVIGATTLDEYRKYLERDEAFSRRFEIVKVEEPDDTRARRMIEKVVPYFEKHHGLSIDHEAVKEAVLLSRRYIKDRRLPDAALDLIDRTMAARKLLTETTSQEIDYLTGEFERLKAESSEGYLPGYMDELRWFEQQLHDRLSPVLLGQIEELNDIKEIDDPEMAIEALTQLLAKVGEQSQQHKELVDKTDIAAVVAYKTGIPLGKIQVNEQEKLLQLEDHLRRRVVGQDTAIEIIANAIRQNRSGVGETGKPASFFLLGPTGTGKTELAKAVSELLFNDEKALIRFDMSEYAEEHTVSLLKGSPPGYVGYEEGGLLVTRIRQQPFAVVLFDEVEKAHPKVYDIFLQILDEGRLHDTLDREGDFTNAILLFTSNIGSQFIVKEFNEGRVPTQADLIQNMEGYFRPEFLGRLTGLTPFRPITEETIRRIFNFQLRPLRKSLDKLGITLTIDEAAEIALSKEGYNPQFGARPIRAVISNRLRQPLSQMIISGEIGKGSTVNLTLNGEGEYLWEKQDVPVAAV
- a CDS encoding type VI secretion system contractile sheath small subunit, whose product is MAGQFDFIRPGGNVDPDANKGYEKIEALPPSRTLFVSAFNASPEKEMVTGLETMQSVFDHFKPQVEAEFENEEGAPVFETITFGKMKDFSPEGMMGQSPFLKELAGKENNYDRFYKNLKNNRQLQKTLSDPEARAAYLSALQTMISELKESL
- a CDS encoding type VI secretion system contractile sheath protein TssC, which produces MAKQQEETQKSVEEAAYRDPAATAASPSVQPLSLNESLEVLKPQGGFKFIETTVEGVRDMNPQKAGAKASYLSDEDTEAERRDLLQRLEMWAALIGESDTVEQMQAKARQGQETNEQLLKQNQARLLEESKALEVAYQGLATFMLNTEQREIPKLTIVNASMDQVADIKDGEVLNTIDEELHNNYQVYDLSDNYSLMVIPGYMGKNTVIDAFARVASKHKVMMITDYEDFTDAKEAISAFERGKLADASNHKANLLMACNWLVGRGAHDDLGEEEALHIPPSTALAGRMHSVLMSQPVAGATYGMLMGAEGTRFKIDRNQAGDMNRLGLIPMLSAFGKVQAFSDRTMFNGDNVGLQTYSVVRVFDWINKVLVDFLDRYAFQNWTYDTDDNLRKQISKFLNSITGSKKLIKDYTVKDIRRDPNDIKNIMLDISITPHFSARSFLVSLSGMDGGDEWNTEVK